The proteins below are encoded in one region of Bosea sp. BIWAKO-01:
- a CDS encoding succinate dehydrogenase assembly factor 2, producing the protein MSGSSRTSADLDPRRRKILFRAWHRGMRETDLIMGRFADAEIGTLSDAELDEFEQLIEVLDRDLLSWITGEAEVPENYDTAVFRRLKAFHNHSKPIHV; encoded by the coding sequence ATGAGTGGCTCTTCCCGCACCAGTGCCGATCTCGATCCGCGCCGCCGCAAGATCCTGTTCCGTGCCTGGCATCGCGGCATGCGGGAGACGGACCTGATCATGGGCCGCTTCGCCGATGCCGAGATCGGAACGTTGAGCGATGCGGAACTCGACGAGTTCGAGCAGCTGATCGAGGTTCTCGACCGGGACCTGCTGTCCTGGATCACGGGAGAGGCCGAGGTGCCGGAGAACTACGATACGGCCGTGTTCCGACGGCTGAAGGCGTTCCACAACCACAGCAAGCCGATTCACGTCTGA
- the mfd gene encoding transcription-repair coupling factor produces MSIPPPAQLAKLQIDRILDALKRGDKPTLASVPDGFDAVVLADLVRTRAKKAEGAAMLVFVARDGQRLQVLENALQFVAPDLEVMSFPAWDCQPYDRVSPAPAIVAHRMTTLSRLAKTKSGDKPRLLLTTVNAALQRVPAFSKVASESFSAAPGNMVDTEQLARWLDMNGYLRTSTVRETGEFAVRGGIVDLFPPGMPAPIRLDFFGDALESIRTFDPETQRTTGQLRGLDLVPMSEAQMTSESIKRFRQSYITSFGTPGRDDMLYEAVSEGRRPAGLEHWLPLLADRLDTLFTYLPDVPLVLDAQAEDAVGERISLIKDYYDARKAALDRGGTGGTPYKPLPPDALYLSPAEWRGVIDNAGVASLTPFQLPDSDGKLIVDLGARQGRSFAAERADNAGSVFDAAVAHVKALQADGRRVILAAWSEGSRERLAHVLADHGLKTVQTTGSLRAAFDLKPGISALAVWGFEAGFEAGKLAVIGEQDILGDRLVRPRRKTRRPQDFIAELSSLAPGDLVVHVDHGIGRFIGLQSITAAGAPHDCLEIHYAGDAKLFLPVENIELLSRYGSEDTEVPLDRLGGGGWQARKAKLKQRIREMAGKLIQIAAARALKEAPRLVPPDGLYDEFRARFPFEETEDQQNTIDAVLDDLAAGRPMDRLVCGDVGFGKTEVALRAAFTTALAGKQVAVVVPTTLLARQHYRNFAERFAGLPVKVGQASRFVSAPDLKAVKQGIADGTMDIVVGTHALLGKGVEFKDLGLVIVDEEQHFGVNHKERLKEFRAEVHMLTLSATPIPRTLQLAMTGVRELSIIATPPVDRLAVRTFVTPFDPLIVREALLRERYRGGRSFYVVPRIEDIAEVKDFLDKQVPEAKVGIAHGQMAAGQLEDVMTAFYEGQYDVLLSTTIVESGLDIPTANTLIVHRADMFGLAQLYQLRGRVGRSKIRAYALFTIPANRKLTEQAERRLKVLQSLDTLGAGFQLASHDLDIRGAGNLLGDEQSGHIKEVGYELYQQMLEEAVAQLKAGIDIVAESQWSPSIQIGAPVMIPEHYVTDLTLRLTLYKRLSTLDEDGEIQSFGAELVDRFGPLPEEVQQLLEIVAIKALCRRANVEKVEAGPKGIIVAFRDNEFANPEGLVGYVAKQGTLAKVRPDMRVVFIDDFETAEQRLKGTRRLLTDLARIAERKKAA; encoded by the coding sequence ATGAGCATTCCGCCCCCCGCCCAGCTCGCCAAGCTGCAGATCGACCGCATCCTCGACGCGCTGAAGCGGGGCGACAAGCCGACGCTCGCCAGCGTGCCGGACGGGTTCGACGCCGTCGTCCTTGCCGATCTCGTCCGGACCCGGGCGAAGAAGGCCGAAGGTGCGGCAATGCTCGTCTTCGTCGCGCGTGACGGGCAGCGGCTGCAGGTTCTGGAAAATGCGCTCCAGTTCGTGGCGCCCGATCTGGAGGTGATGAGCTTCCCGGCCTGGGACTGCCAGCCCTATGACCGGGTCTCGCCGGCTCCTGCGATCGTTGCCCATCGCATGACGACGTTGTCGCGGTTGGCCAAGACCAAGTCCGGCGACAAGCCGCGTCTGCTGCTGACGACGGTCAACGCGGCGCTCCAGCGCGTGCCGGCCTTCAGCAAGGTGGCCTCGGAGAGCTTTTCGGCTGCGCCAGGCAACATGGTCGACACGGAGCAGCTCGCACGCTGGCTCGACATGAACGGCTATCTGCGGACCTCGACGGTTCGCGAGACCGGCGAGTTCGCGGTGCGCGGTGGCATCGTCGATCTCTTTCCGCCCGGCATGCCCGCGCCGATCCGCCTCGACTTCTTCGGCGATGCGTTGGAATCGATCCGGACCTTCGACCCCGAGACGCAGCGCACCACGGGCCAGTTGCGCGGACTCGATCTCGTGCCGATGTCCGAGGCGCAGATGACGAGCGAGAGCATCAAGCGCTTTCGCCAGTCCTATATCACGAGCTTCGGCACGCCTGGCCGCGACGACATGCTCTACGAGGCTGTCAGCGAAGGCCGCCGGCCCGCGGGGCTCGAGCATTGGCTGCCCTTGCTGGCCGACCGGCTCGACACGCTCTTCACCTATCTGCCGGATGTGCCGCTGGTTCTCGACGCGCAGGCCGAGGATGCGGTCGGCGAGCGCATCAGCCTGATCAAGGACTACTACGATGCGCGCAAGGCCGCCCTCGACCGGGGCGGCACGGGAGGGACGCCCTACAAGCCGTTGCCACCCGATGCGCTCTACCTGTCCCCGGCCGAATGGCGCGGTGTGATCGACAATGCCGGCGTCGCGTCGCTGACGCCGTTCCAACTGCCCGATAGCGACGGCAAGCTGATCGTCGATCTCGGCGCCCGCCAGGGTCGGAGCTTTGCAGCCGAACGCGCCGACAATGCCGGCAGCGTCTTCGACGCGGCGGTCGCCCATGTGAAGGCGCTGCAGGCCGATGGCCGGCGCGTCATCCTTGCGGCATGGTCGGAGGGCTCCCGCGAGCGCCTGGCCCATGTGCTGGCCGATCATGGCCTCAAGACCGTACAGACCACGGGGTCCCTGCGCGCAGCCTTCGATCTGAAGCCTGGCATCTCGGCACTCGCTGTCTGGGGCTTCGAGGCTGGCTTCGAGGCCGGCAAGCTTGCGGTCATCGGCGAGCAGGACATTCTGGGCGACCGCCTCGTGCGCCCGCGCCGCAAGACACGCCGGCCGCAGGATTTCATCGCCGAATTGTCCTCGCTCGCGCCGGGCGACCTTGTCGTCCATGTCGATCATGGCATTGGCCGCTTCATTGGATTGCAGAGCATCACGGCGGCCGGAGCGCCGCATGATTGTCTCGAAATCCACTATGCGGGCGATGCCAAGCTGTTCCTGCCGGTCGAGAACATCGAGCTGCTCTCGCGCTATGGCTCGGAGGATACCGAGGTTCCGCTAGATCGGCTTGGCGGCGGTGGCTGGCAGGCGCGCAAGGCCAAGCTGAAGCAGCGGATCCGCGAGATGGCGGGCAAGCTGATCCAGATCGCCGCCGCCCGCGCACTGAAGGAGGCGCCGCGCCTCGTTCCGCCGGATGGGCTCTATGATGAATTCCGGGCTCGCTTCCCGTTCGAGGAGACGGAAGACCAGCAGAACACCATCGACGCGGTATTGGACGATCTCGCGGCCGGTCGGCCGATGGACCGCCTGGTTTGCGGCGATGTCGGCTTTGGCAAGACCGAGGTGGCGCTGCGTGCCGCCTTCACGACGGCGCTGGCCGGCAAGCAGGTCGCCGTCGTGGTGCCGACGACATTGCTCGCCCGCCAGCATTACCGGAATTTCGCCGAGCGCTTTGCGGGGTTGCCGGTGAAAGTCGGCCAGGCCTCGCGCTTCGTCTCGGCGCCGGATCTCAAGGCGGTCAAGCAGGGCATTGCCGACGGCACCATGGACATCGTCGTCGGCACCCATGCCCTGCTCGGCAAGGGCGTCGAGTTCAAGGATCTCGGCCTCGTCATCGTCGACGAGGAGCAGCATTTCGGCGTCAACCACAAGGAGCGGCTGAAAGAGTTCCGCGCCGAGGTGCATATGCTGACGCTGTCGGCCACGCCGATTCCGCGTACGCTCCAACTCGCCATGACGGGTGTGCGCGAGCTCTCGATCATCGCGACGCCGCCGGTCGATCGGCTGGCCGTGCGGACCTTCGTCACGCCGTTCGATCCGCTGATCGTGCGCGAGGCGCTGCTGCGCGAGCGCTATCGTGGTGGCCGCAGCTTCTATGTCGTGCCGCGCATCGAGGACATCGCCGAGGTCAAGGACTTCCTCGACAAGCAGGTACCCGAGGCCAAGGTCGGCATCGCCCACGGCCAGATGGCGGCGGGCCAGCTCGAAGACGTGATGACGGCCTTCTACGAGGGCCAGTACGATGTCCTGCTCTCGACCACGATCGTCGAGTCCGGGCTCGATATCCCGACGGCAAACACCCTGATCGTGCATCGCGCCGATATGTTCGGCCTCGCCCAGCTCTATCAGCTGCGCGGCCGCGTCGGCCGCTCGAAGATCCGCGCCTATGCGCTCTTCACCATCCCGGCCAATCGCAAGCTGACCGAGCAGGCCGAGCGCAGGCTGAAGGTTCTGCAATCGCTCGACACGCTGGGGGCAGGGTTCCAGCTCGCCAGCCACGATCTCGACATCCGTGGCGCCGGAAACCTGCTCGGCGACGAGCAATCCGGGCACATCAAGGAGGTCGGGTACGAGCTCTACCAGCAGATGCTCGAGGAGGCGGTGGCGCAACTCAAGGCGGGCATCGACATCGTTGCCGAAAGCCAATGGTCGCCAAGCATCCAGATCGGTGCGCCGGTGATGATCCCCGAGCACTATGTCACCGATCTGACGCTGCGCCTGACCCTTTACAAGCGTCTCTCGACGCTCGACGAGGATGGCGAGATCCAGTCCTTCGGCGCCGAGCTGGTCGACCGTTTCGGACCGCTGCCGGAAGAGGTGCAGCAACTGCTGGAGATCGTGGCGATCAAGGCGCTCTGCCGCCGGGCCAATGTCGAGAAGGTCGAAGCCGGACCGAAGGGCATCATCGTTGCCTTCCGTGACAACGAGTTCGCCAATCCCGAGGGGCTGGTCGGCTATGTCGCGAAGCAGGGAACGCTGGCCAAGGTCCGTCCCGACATGCGGGTCGTCTTCATCGACGACTTCGAGACGGCGGAGCAGCGGCTCAAGGGCACGCGCCGGTTGCTGACCGATCTGGCGCGCATCGCCGAGCGAAAGAAGGCGGCGTGA
- the rnd gene encoding ribonuclease D, protein MSLITTTQDLAEACARLAQHPFVTVDTEFLRETTYYPKLCLIQLASPDEAVLVDPLAPEIDLAPFLALMADQNVVKVFHAARQDLEIIWIIGKMLPTPLFDTQVAAMVCGYGDSVGYEQLANDLAKARIDKSSRFTDWSRRPLTEAQLTYAESDVTYLRDIYLALAADLAASGREAWVAEEMAILNSPATYEVRPENAWQRLKGRIRKPKEVALLMEIAAWREREAQSRDVPRQRVLKDDALMDIVQRGPRSVEALAELRSVPNGFERSRAGGEVLAAIERGLALDPRTLPRLERERGRPTNGAVLDLLKVLLKATADAERVAPKILASTDDLEAIASDDLADVPALQGWRREVFGNKALALKNGQLSLKISRGRVTVA, encoded by the coding sequence ATGAGCCTCATCACCACCACACAGGATCTGGCCGAGGCGTGCGCGCGGCTGGCCCAGCATCCCTTCGTCACGGTCGACACCGAATTCCTGCGGGAGACGACCTATTATCCGAAGCTCTGCCTGATCCAGCTCGCCTCGCCCGACGAGGCGGTGCTTGTCGATCCGCTCGCACCCGAAATCGACCTCGCGCCCTTCCTGGCGCTGATGGCCGACCAGAACGTCGTCAAGGTGTTCCACGCCGCACGGCAGGACCTCGAGATCATCTGGATCATCGGCAAGATGCTCCCGACCCCGCTCTTCGACACCCAGGTCGCCGCGATGGTGTGCGGCTACGGCGACTCCGTCGGCTACGAGCAGCTCGCCAACGACCTCGCCAAGGCGCGGATCGACAAATCCTCGCGCTTCACCGACTGGTCGCGCCGTCCGCTGACCGAGGCGCAGCTGACCTATGCCGAGTCCGATGTCACCTATCTGCGTGACATCTATCTCGCTCTCGCCGCCGATCTCGCCGCCAGCGGCCGCGAGGCCTGGGTTGCCGAGGAAATGGCGATCCTGAATTCGCCGGCCACCTATGAGGTCAGGCCCGAGAACGCCTGGCAGCGCCTGAAGGGCCGGATTCGCAAGCCCAAGGAAGTTGCGCTGCTGATGGAGATCGCCGCCTGGCGGGAGCGGGAGGCGCAAAGCCGCGACGTGCCGCGCCAGCGGGTGCTGAAGGACGATGCGCTGATGGATATCGTCCAGCGCGGTCCGCGCTCGGTCGAGGCGCTGGCGGAGCTTCGCTCCGTGCCGAACGGCTTCGAGCGCTCGCGCGCCGGCGGCGAGGTGCTCGCGGCGATCGAGCGCGGCCTGGCGCTCGATCCGCGGACCCTGCCCCGTCTTGAACGCGAGCGCGGACGCCCGACCAATGGCGCCGTGCTCGACCTGCTCAAGGTGTTGCTGAAGGCGACCGCCGATGCCGAACGCGTCGCGCCCAAGATCCTGGCCTCGACCGATGATCTCGAGGCCATCGCCTCGGACGACCTGGCCGATGTACCGGCACTGCAAGGCTGGCGCCGCGAGGTCTTCGGCAACAAGGCACTGGCGCTGAAGAACGGGCAGCTGAGCCTGAAGATTTCCCGCGGGCGCGTGACCGTCGCCTGA
- the aspS gene encoding aspartate--tRNA ligase: protein MHRYRSHTCGALRESDIGNQVRISGWCHRIRDHGGVLFIDLRDHYGMTQVVIDPDSPAFAEAEKIRAEWVIRIDGKVKARLEGTGNANLATGAIEVFATALEVLGPSGELPLPVFGDLEYPEDTRLKYRFLDLRREKLHNNIMLRGKVIDSLRNRMKTSGFSEFQTPILTASSPEGARDFLVPSRLHPGHFYALPQAPQQYKQLLMMAGFDRYFQIAPCFRDEDPRADRLPGEFYQLDVEMSFVTQEDVFRTMEPVIAGVFEEFGGGKSVTKNWPRIPYAESIRKYGSDKPDLRNPLEMQDVSEHFRGSGFKVFARILEDEKNQVWAIPAPGGGSRAFCDRMNSWAQGEGQPGLGYIMWREGAGAGPIANNIGPERVEAIRVALGLKDGDAAFFAAGNPDKFYKFAGAARNKVGSELGLIDENAFAFAWIVDFPMYEYNEDEKRVDFSHNPFSMPQGGLESLQKDDPLAIKAFQYDIACNGYELASGGIRNHRPEAMVKAFEIAGYGEETVIERFGGMYRAFQYGAPPHGGMAAGIDRIIMLLAGASNLREVALFPMNQQAVDLLMGAPSEVGPKQLRELHIRLNLPEKNG from the coding sequence TTGCATCGCTATCGCTCCCACACCTGCGGCGCCCTTCGCGAGAGCGATATCGGCAATCAGGTTCGCATTTCGGGCTGGTGCCACCGCATCCGCGACCATGGCGGCGTGCTCTTCATCGATCTGCGCGACCATTACGGCATGACCCAGGTCGTGATCGATCCGGACTCGCCGGCTTTCGCCGAGGCCGAGAAGATTCGGGCCGAGTGGGTCATCCGCATCGACGGCAAGGTCAAGGCTCGCCTCGAGGGGACCGGGAACGCCAATCTTGCAACCGGTGCGATCGAAGTCTTCGCTACGGCGCTCGAAGTGCTGGGTCCTTCCGGCGAGCTGCCGCTGCCGGTGTTCGGCGATCTCGAATACCCCGAGGACACGCGCCTGAAATATCGCTTCCTCGACCTGCGTCGCGAGAAGCTGCACAACAACATCATGCTGCGTGGCAAGGTCATCGACTCGCTGCGCAACCGCATGAAGACCTCGGGCTTCTCGGAATTCCAGACGCCGATCCTGACCGCATCCTCGCCGGAAGGCGCGCGCGACTTCCTGGTGCCGAGCCGGCTGCATCCCGGCCATTTCTACGCCCTGCCGCAGGCGCCACAGCAATACAAGCAGCTGCTGATGATGGCGGGCTTCGACCGCTATTTCCAGATCGCGCCCTGCTTCCGCGACGAGGATCCGCGCGCCGATCGTCTGCCGGGCGAATTCTACCAGCTCGACGTCGAGATGAGCTTCGTCACGCAGGAAGACGTTTTCCGCACCATGGAGCCGGTGATCGCCGGCGTCTTCGAGGAATTCGGCGGCGGCAAATCGGTCACCAAGAACTGGCCGCGCATCCCCTATGCCGAGTCGATCCGCAAATACGGCTCGGACAAGCCCGATCTTCGCAACCCGCTCGAGATGCAGGATGTGTCGGAGCATTTCCGCGGTTCGGGCTTCAAGGTCTTCGCCCGCATCCTGGAAGACGAGAAGAACCAGGTTTGGGCGATTCCTGCGCCGGGTGGCGGCTCGCGTGCCTTCTGCGACCGCATGAACTCCTGGGCTCAAGGCGAAGGTCAGCCCGGCCTCGGCTACATCATGTGGCGCGAGGGCGCGGGCGCTGGCCCGATCGCCAACAATATCGGTCCGGAGCGGGTCGAGGCGATCCGCGTCGCGCTTGGTCTGAAGGATGGCGACGCTGCCTTCTTCGCAGCGGGCAACCCCGACAAGTTCTACAAGTTCGCCGGCGCCGCCCGTAACAAGGTTGGCTCGGAGCTCGGCCTGATCGACGAGAACGCCTTCGCTTTCGCCTGGATCGTCGACTTCCCGATGTACGAGTACAACGAGGACGAGAAGCGGGTCGATTTCTCGCACAACCCGTTCTCGATGCCGCAAGGCGGGTTGGAGTCACTGCAGAAGGACGATCCGCTGGCGATCAAGGCCTTCCAGTACGACATCGCCTGCAACGGCTACGAACTTGCCTCGGGCGGCATTCGCAATCACCGCCCTGAGGCGATGGTCAAGGCCTTCGAGATTGCCGGCTATGGCGAGGAGACGGTGATCGAGCGCTTTGGCGGCATGTACCGCGCCTTCCAGTATGGCGCGCCGCCGCATGGCGGCATGGCAGCCGGTATCGACCGCATCATCATGCTGCTTGCCGGCGCCAGCAACCTGCGTGAGGTCGCGCTGTTCCCGATGAACCAGCAAGCCGTCGATCTGCTGATGGGGGCGCCTTCCGAGGTTGGCCCGAAGCAACTGCGCGAGCTCCATATCCGCCTGAACCTGCCTGAAAAGAACGGCTGA